The Macaca nemestrina isolate mMacNem1 chromosome 15, mMacNem.hap1, whole genome shotgun sequence genome segment ATGAAGCTTGGAGCTGCTGGAGTCATCACCTGAATCTGAGAATAAAGCTAACTCAGAGGAGAGCACCACAGAGATGTCAAGGGACCAGCCTGAGTTATCTCCCTGGATGTAACCCTGTCTGCAGATACTGGAAATTtcaatcatgtgagccaatacATTTTCTTCTGGGGAACCACATGGAAATGGCTTTCTGTCACAACTGAAATCATCCTGACCAATGGATTTAGGGCTctgaagaacaaaaaggaaatacatcATTAGGGCTCTTAAATGCCTCAGAGGAAAGCCTAACATCAGGCAAGGTGTCCCAGCAATGCAATCTAACACCTTTTGGTGAAATTCATTGCCTGTCTTTTTGGTGAGTAGGATAGGAGCTGCGGAGAAAAAGGCCATTCTACTTTTATTAAGTATGTGCGGTTACATTTTGCAAATGATTTCAGCAACTTTATCTCAGGTGTTTTAACATCGCAGCACCTCACAGTTGTAAGGAACAGAATCAATCTTGTACTCAGTGCACAGGGGGAGAGAGCACGATAGAGCAAAAAGAGCACTGAACCAAGAGTCCAACAATCTGGCTTTTCATCTTTATCTGATCACTGATGAGCAGTGTGGTCTTAGACAAATCACCTTGCTTCTGTTGGTCTCATGACTACCTCGTCTTCAAGCACTCACCCAACTCTGCAATGGAAAATCTGCTAGGACAGGGGTTCTTAATTTTTGATGGGGCCTGAGTCCCAGGAAAACACACATTGCGCACATGATTTTACGTTGCATGGGGTTGACAACTCTAGAAGCCAGTCTACATCTCTAACCTCTCTGCTTTACAGTAACACCAGCTTTTGCTGGAGCGCTCCTCCAGTGAGAGGGAGCTCACTTCTCACAAGGAAGCCCATTGTACTATTGAACTGTACAAGAAAAATAagttcttcatatatatatatatatatatatttttttttttttttttttttttttttttgagatggagtctcgctgtgtcccccaggctggagtgcagtggtgcgatcttggctcactgcaacctccgcctgccgggttcacgtgattctcctgcctcagcctcccgagtagctgggattacagacatgtgccatgcaccaccatgctcggctaattttttgtatttttagtacagacagggtttcaccatattggccaggctggtctcgaactcctgacctcaggtgatccacccacctcagcctcccaaagtgctgggattacaggcgtgagccaccgcccctggcgtTCTTCTTCATATTAAACCAAGTTCTATACACTGTAATTTCTACTCATTGGTCCAAGTTCTCCACGGCaaatcagaaaacttgtttcTCGCCTGTAAATgacatctcttcctctctctctgaagACTGTTTCTAACTAAAAAGTGTAGATGATTCgccatgaaaattattttactgtaCATTGTCACAAAGATAAGTTCTTCCACCTCACCCCTAATATGCCAAATGCTCAAATGTAGATGCTGAAGTCTAAATAAGCACGCTGCTATTAATCTGCATAGATCTAGGTTTTGCAAAGAGGAGAACTGCTGtataaaaatatcttgaaagaaAACAGCATAGTATTTTGGGGAAAGCACTGCATTAAGAATCAGAAGACTTGGAGTAATACTCGGTCTCATATTCCAACTACCTGTGTATCCTTGGGCACGTCACTTCTCCCAGCCTGGTTCTCTTCTGCAAAATGCGACAGGAATGCAGTGAGGATCAAGTGAAATAATGTTTGTAAGCTTCTAGCGCAAGGCTGGGAACGTAGcaaattctcaataaataaatgccaGCTCCCGCGCTCAGCAAGCTCCGAGTTTTATTCGATGCGCTCGGCGCTCTTGGTCGAGCGGGATTCCCCCTCCGGAGCCCGAGTCTGCGCTCTGGGCTCGACTGAGGCTCCCTGGCCGCTCGcgcttttctctccttctccaagATGGCGGCGATCGGCGGCGCTGAGGCGGGATCCGGGCGAGTCGAGTGAAGGTAGCGGCGAGCGGAGACCCCAGGAGACCGGGCTGGACCCCCACCCTGAGGGGGCAGCAGCCCCGCCCCGCCGCCACCTGCCGCCCTGGGCCCGCGACACCACCTCTGGGGTGCCCCAGGCCCGTCGCGGCCTACCCCAGGGGCCGAGCCGGGGACTGGAGTAGCGGCCGCAGCCGCCCCCAGGAAGGGGCTGGAGCGGGCAGAAGGAGGAGGGCGGGCGGGAGCTGTTCAAACGGGGAAGGCGGGAAAGCTGCGGGGCCGGGAGGGGGCGTGCGGCCGCCCCGGGGGCCTGCGGACCCGGGCCGCCCCTCCCCCTGCCCGGGCCGTCTCAGCCCTCGGGGGCGCCGTAAGGCCGCCGGGGACGCGGGAACCCGGGTCCAGGTCGAGCTGTGCGGCTCGGAACCCGCGATGCGGGGGTCCCTCGGGCTGTCAGGGGATAGGCGCTCGTGGCCGTGGCCACGGGAGGGCTGGGGCCGCGGCTGGCAGGAGAAGGTACGAggagttttcttcttttccttttcatagaGCTTTGTTGAACTAGCTGTTGCTGCAGAACTGCCGGGAGAATCCCACTCGTTTGCCGTGGGGACCACAAAAATGGTGGTCCTGGGGGCTGTTTGTGTAAATCACCGGGTATTGTGTGTATTCTTTGCGTGCAACCCGGCTTGGCCATGCCTTCGTGGTGGGAGCCTTCTCCGTGCAGGCCCATTTTCCCTCCACCAACTACTACTTGTAGATTCACTTTATAGCGTGCAAAAGCGGAGAAACATCTCTGTCCCCTCTTGCTGAGGGCTAAGCTGGTGGCTGATTATATTTCCTACTAatagaacaaattaaaaaaactgAATCCCAAGTAAAGCCTGTTGATTGGACAAGGCTTGTCAAAATTTCTATCGCTGGTCTTAGGGAATGTGTGTTGTCAGCCAATCTGTGCGGTGGTCGTGGTTCCGCTTAATTGCACTGCAATGAGAGGATTCCATCCCCATCCCAGACTGTCGGGATCTCTGCAGCTTCCAGAGCTGGCAGGGGCTGGGAGTGCTGCCTAGGTAGGTCCCTGGAGAAGGGAGTGGCAAGAGGATTCGTAGTTACTGTGTTCGGAGATTGGAGGAAACCTGGACGAAGATGAGAAGGCATCACTTGCCTGTATCCTAGAAGTAACAAGAAAATTTCCGAAATTGCCAACCGGCGGATGTGCCTCTTCCTTTCCCTGCACTGACTGGCATTTTGAGTTATTGAAAGGAGTGTTGGAAGAAGATCTTGGACCTGGCTCTCATCCTGGAACAGACCTGGATTTCAGAATTTCTCTTACTGCCGGTTTACGGGActcactttgtttcctttttttcaatgCTCATTTACATTATGGGGTGAAGAAGCTTGTTGATTGCGGGAGCTCAAGttacctcaaaaaaacaaacatctgaaaccttttttttagtataatttgaagttgcgAAATAACAAAGTACTATATGTGAGGATTTTTTCCCTCCTAAATACTTTGGTCATCCCAAAGGCCTATGCCTGAACATAACTTGTATACTTGTCTACAAGAGAAAGAGCAACTCTGCCGCCTCCTTTTCATATCCTAAAGAAAAGTCCCCGAAGAGCTATTTAACAATTTGTGCATTTCATAAGTATACATTTTTATGGTACCAGTTTTTTACTTGTATCAGCAGTATGAAATAATGAACTTACGTTGTCATATCTTGGCACACTGAGACAAAATTATTCCTGCCTCTTGGGAGTTGACAACATTGAATTTTATAAACTCCCAAATTATTGACTTGAGAATGGGTTAACACCTGTTTCACATTTGCCAACATGTAATGTAATTATGACCTCCCTTTTCTAATGTGAAAATCAAACctagtatttttcattttctttaatcctcacaatctaCTCTCTACCCCTGGACTCTGAATTTTCACAGATCGTATTCAAGACCTGGAAGGAATACCAGGGGTTCGTCTGATCTTATATAAATGTTGCCTGAACTCTGCCTTTCTTTCACACTGTTGCTTGAGATTTATCTGGTATCTTTCTTCTATGAGTCAGCAACCAAAACTAAACCCTGAGCTGCAATAATATCCTGATTTTAAAGAATGTAGAAATTCAAGGCCCATGATCTGCCCAAGCTGTGAGTGATAACAGTCCGTTGTGTTTAATTTTAGTTTTCCAACCTCTTGGCTGCCCCAGTTCTTTAGTGAATTGGACTTGTCTTCAggcctcattccttttttttcttcaggttATTTAATCCAGTAAATTATAAAGTGCTCTTCggtgttttaaagaaaatgtaaacagtGGCAGACCTAATCTAATATGTAATGCTAACACATTTTCTGTGTTGGCCTGTGCCTCTGAGAAGCAGTTCCTAATTTTCTATTCCCTTTCACACAACTTTTTAATCCACAAGTTTTTTAAAGCAGCCAGTAACAAGACCACGATACAgtcatcttctttctttctgttttcagagGTACTTATTTCTGTTCTGTTAAGTTGCCCAACTCTGTTTTATGTTGATTTTGATGTTACCAAAGGGAAGGCCTGTTTGTAAGTCTCAGGACCAGCCTCTGCTTATATTTACAAGTGCATTTTGTTGTTGACAAAACATTGATGACTGTATGTATGACATGGAATATTTAAGTTTTTTgccattatttcttaaatattctttGCCAAAATTCATGCATGAAAATTCATGCACAGAAAGTGTTTAATTTGAGGTCTCCAGTGGTTCTTGGCGTTATCAGCCTATGAAAACCAATATAAtctgtatatttttcttatacaCTCAGTATTTTAGTGCCTTTGAGAGGGTATGCTGTTTTCAAATAAATGGATATAATTCCCTATATTTCCCTTGTCCTACCTGCACCCCTTTTGGAGTCAGCACCACTTGGGTGGAAAGGGGAGGACAGTAGTTTCCACTGAGAAACTTTCATCCTTAAATGCTGGAACATGAAAAACTGGCTACATTATGTATCTTGCCTCCTCACATTTTTATCTGAGGCCTGACCTTATGTCCCCTTCGTTTCCTGTGAAAAGGCCCTTCGAACAGGCAGTTCTCTAGTTTATCTTTAAAACAATCCAGTTAATGTAGTTTCATTACTCTAGTTTCTGTTACTTTGACCAAATCCATTCTTTATTTCACTTCTCAGAGAAGTGAAGAAAtgctttatgtttcttttcttataaatcatTCTTCGTAATGCTTCATTTTCCTATTCAGGCCTACCTGTACATTGTATTTTATCTGATTTGTGCAAATAAGTCTTTTTAATGTAACTTACGAAAGCTTCCCTTGTTAATCaaattcatcttttctttcacAAAAGTTCCATGCTTCAGTATTGTCCACAGTTGCCTGAAGGAATTAGTAATGTGTCATTTAAGTGTCCTTCAGTATTTCTAAATCCCCTTATAATAATGAAggtcaaattaaatttaaataaatgatcaATTAGATTAACTTTGTAAGCATCTGACTTAATTGGATGAGAACATTgccaaaatatttaatatgtaattttaaatttcctgaagGACTTGTGACATTACTTGttcttaaaacttttaaagaactttaccttggctgggcgcgatggctcacacctgtaatcccagcactttgggaggctgaggcgggtggatcatgaggtcaagagttcaagaccagcctggccaagatggtgaaacccccatctctactaaaaatacataaattagctgggcgtggtggcaggtgcttgtaatcccagctactggggaggctgaggcaggagaatcacttgaacctgggaggcagaagttgcagtgtgccgaaactgccactgcactccagcctgggcaacagagcaagactgtctcaaaaaaaaagaaaaaaaaaaaaaaacttacagtgCATTTTATAGCATTGTTATCGTCAAAGTCAAAATGGACATATAAACTCAAATGCCAAAAAAAGAttgtaaaaattcaataaaactcAATACAATATCTAGAACATTTAAATTATAGCAATTCTTATTAGTGAAGATCTTATTAATCATAAAAGTTTTATGACCAGTGGACAAATGATAAATATCTCCCTATTTTCACCTAGCCTTTAAGAAAGCCTTGGTGGTGGTGACAGCTGTCACATGGTCAACTGATGTAAGGAGTGTACCTGCTTTTACAATTACATAAATTTGAACAAATTCATGTAACCCCCcccaaaatgcaaaagaaattatGCTCTAAAGATATTTAATATTCCTATACAGTTAATCATTTCTGTTTAAATTACAATGCAATAGATGTTACCAGTTCACCAATCCAGTTGGTAGGATTTTATGGTCTTCAAATGTTTGGTGTGATCTGTCTTCTCTGCGTCTTGCTTTACCTGTGTATTTTATAACCATGATTGAACCTATCCCTCTGACTTAATGTTGGTTTCTACCCTGTCTCAGTGTTGTCAGTCCTGTTGGCATTTCAGAAATtctcattaattttgaaaatattttttgtattggAGGTATTTTATATACTTCCCCAAATGACAACTTTAATTCATGACTGAAATCTAATTAAGCCTAGTGTACTTCCTGCAGTATCAACCCCACTATATTTACAAAGAGAATGAGGAGGTGACAAGACACTCCTTTATTTCTTGCTGCCCTTCCAGTCGGCCCTTGGATCACTACACATTTCCATCTGGAAGGTTGCTTCTCCTCTGATTTCGCATTACAGGAGggttttccttctttgtttctcagACCTGGTCCTGTAGACGGGAAGGAGCCTGGACACAGTGACACATTCTCAAAGGCCCTGCAGGACCACCATGGCTTATGATGACTCCGTGAAGAAAGAAGGTATGACCCCATAATCTGAGAAGCATTCCAAAGGGGGTATCCTCTTCAATCCTTGCAGCCCATGGATATAGAGACCAGGACTGGGCACCACAGCCTGGACTCCCAAGTGATGGTCTAGAGCACTGTTATGACACTCAGCCTCCACGCCATCCCCAGACTGGGCCCATGGAAACGAAAACCAGGACAGGGGTTCCAACACGAGAGTCTGAAATATGAGTCTCTTAGTTTATTGGGGTGATCCCCTGCAGCACTCTTGGTCCTTGCCAGCTCCAGTGTGCAGGAGTCTGGGGATAGGAATCACATCCTGGACTCCCACAGAGAGCAGCACAGCACATGAATCATGAATCCTTATTCTTTTCAGCCTTTCGTCTGCAAGTCTGTGTCCACCTACCAAATCACAACTAAGAAATCATATCTGAGGTCGCACATGGGGCCTTTGCATAGCGTGGAAACATTGTTTCTTCAGGTTTGATTCTTGTATTTGCAGCCAGGTCATCAAGAAATATTCTGTTCCCCTGGGTCTAGCCCTGTATTTCAGTGGACTTGATTgaaacattgttttaatttggaaATAGAGGAACTGTTGCATTACCTGCATGGTGATTTGGTCGTTACTTACTtgactttctcatttcctttcccaAATAAACCTGTGCTTCTCAGATTGTTTTGATGGTGATCATACCTTTGAGGACATAGGACTTGCAGCTGGCCGAAGCCAACGAGAGAAAAAACGTTCTTACAAAGATTTTttaagggaagaggaagaaattgcTGCTCAGGTCAGGAATTCTTCCAAGAAGAAGTTGAAGGTAAGtcctaaaaatttaaattaggaAAGTcttaaactacttttttttttttttttttttttttttttttttttttttgtctgatgcagaggttttttttttgctcttgtggcccaggctggagtgcagtggcgtgatctctgctcactgcaacctccaccttccgggttcaagcgattctcttgcctcagcctcccgagtcgctgggattaacaggttcctgccaccaagcccggccaatttttgtattttattagagacagggtttcaccatgttggccaggcaggtctcaaactcctgacctcaaatgatccacctgcctcagcctcccaaagtgctaggattacaggcctgagccactgcaccaggaaAGTCTTAAACTACTTCTTACCATATTTCCTAATATTTGAAGAAGGAAGTGTTTTTTAAtaactttagaaaagaaaaataaaatgttgtgcgcatctgtttttattatttcttgtgcTTTGTTTCCCAAAGTCAGAAATCATCAAAGACAAGAGTGGTTCCAAACTGCATTTGCCTCATCATCTTATTATTGGTCAATTCTTCTTTAATTATAGGATAGCGAACTTTACTTCTTGGGGACGGACACACACAAGAAGAAGAGGAAGCACTCCTCTGATGATTACTACTATGGAGGTGAGGATGGGAATGGGCAACAGGTGGGATAAACACATCGCTGGTTCTTGGAGTCGGGGTAGGGGAAAGGGATCCAGATGTTGCTGACTCAGTGGCCTATTTAACAGGACAGTGGTTCTTGTTCTGAGTGCCGATAAACCAGTGTGAAGGAGGAGAGAGGTGGAGGGCTGGTATTTTGGAGGATTCAGCATAGAAGAACAGTCTGCATTTGTGATACACCAGGTACCAGGTTCCTTCTCCCCCCAATCATCCACTTATCTTGTGCCCATTGTTATCTAGCATCCCTTTTGCCATATGTAGTCCTCTGGCCTGCACCTGTGGGTCACTTCTCAACAAGTGTATATCCACTCACAGAACCAGTTTTCTTAGCTGTGTTATGCACGTAGCTGACGAGACTCAACTTTTCCCAGAATGGATTTGTCCTGAACACAGAAACAAATGATACTCTGTCTGCACTCTGAATTGTTAACTTCCCACAATCCCACAACTATAGTCAATTCTTCTGGGTATGTGCTCTTTGGTTGCTTCTGAAGACTCAATGAAGAGAAACAACTTTAGTGGCAAGAACTATATCCAGGGTCAGAGGCAGAATCCGCCAAGCCAAGAAGCACGAGGGCATCATTTCTTAATGTTAGGAATCAGTTAAAGGGTCTCCCTTCAGATCATTCCTGTTAGCCTCTTTCTCATGTTAGCTAGGTGCTTTTGATGAGAGAGGAAGCTTGTTAGAAGTTGCTTCCCACCATATTGACAGTACTTCTCCTGATTATTTCTAGACATTTCGTCTTTGGAATcgtcacagaagaaaaagaaaaagtccagcCCACAGTCTACCGATACAGCTATGGACCTGTTGAAAGCTATCACTTCCCCACTGGCAGCAGGCTCCAAGCCCTCCAAAAAGATGGGGGAGAAATCCTCTGGCTCTTCAAGCCATTCGGAGAGTAAAAAGGAGCACCACAGGAAGAAAGTCAGTGGAAGCAGTGGGGAACTACCCCTGGAGGATGGTGCCTCCCACAAATCCAAAAAAATGAAACCTCTGTATGTGAACACAGAGACACTGACCCTTCGGGAGCCTGATGGTTTGAAAATGAAACTTATTCTCTCACcaaaggagaagggaagcagcTCTGTTGATGAGGAGTCTTTTCAGTATCCCTCTCAACAAGCAACTGTGAAAAAATCCTCAAAGAAATCAGCTCGGGATGAGCAGGGTGCTTTACTCCTAGGACATGAGTTACAGAGCTTTCTGAAAACAGCCCGGAAAAAGCACAAGTCATCCTCAGACCCACATTCATCTCCTGGCCCTGAAGGCTGTGGGTCTGATGCCTCCCAGTTCCCAGAGTCCCACAGTGGTAACCTTGATCTTTCAGGGCTTGAACCTATTCTGGTAGAATCAGACTCATCCTCTGGTGGGGAACTAGAGGCTGGGGAGTTAGTGATAGATGATTCTTACCgggaaatcaagaagaaaaagaagtcaaagaagagcaaaaagaagaaagacaaggaGAAGCATAAAGAGAAGCGACACTCCAAATCCAAGAGAAGTTCAGGACTTTCTGCTCTGCCAGTGGGAGAGGTCACAGTGACATCTGGCCCTCCTCCCAGCATCCCTTACGCTGGAGCAGCAGCACCTCCCCCGCCACTTCCTGGCCTCCACACAGATGGGCatagtgagaaaaaaaagaaaaaagaagagaaggacagagagagagagagaggagaaaaggtaAAGCATCTTTTAAGTGTGGTGGGGATAAGAGATGAAGCAGGTTCTTCCTGGATAGTCAATGGACTTTTAAGTTAAGTAGTTGAGGTAAACCATTGGGAATTAAGCACATTTGGGGGATATGTTGGAAtgatataaagtataaaatattaccAGTGGCCCAGTCCGTCTGATACAAAAATAGGAgcaatcttctttttcttttatttatttattttttttgagatggaatcttgctctgtcgcccaggctggagtgcagtggtgcaatctgggctcactgcaacctcctgctcccaggttcacgcctcaccctcccaagtggctgaaattacaggcacccaccaccacacccgactaatttttttttttttttcgtatttttagtagagacgaggtttcaccatgttggccaggctggtctcaaactcctgacctcaagtgatccacccacctccacctcccaaagtgctaggattacaggcatgagccaccatgcccggcctagggTTTCTTAATAGAGTTACTCTCCCGTTGTGCCAGGAATAGGTTTAGTTACACTGTGGCTTATTCCAACTAGTTCTTAGAATTCATAGAAGGAGCTAAACccagtttctttcacttagcatcactGTCTGCTTAGGGCAGTTGGGAGATGTCAAAAGGTGTTCTTTGagttcattttgaaaaatagactatcggccggacgcggtggctcaagcctgtaatcccagcactttgggaggccgagacaggcagatcacgaggtcaggagatcgagaccatcctggctaacacggtgaaaccccgtctctactaaaaaatacaaaaaactagccgggcgaggtggcgggcgcctgtagtcccagctactcgggaggctgaggcaggagaatggcgtaaacccgggaggcggagcttgcagtgagctgagatccggccactgcaccccagcctgggcgacagagcaagactctgtctcaaaaaaaaaagaaaagaaaagaaaagaaaaatagactatCAAAATTGGTAGAACACTGAGCAATCAAGTTAACAGAATAGCTAATGACTTTCCACCAGCTGGTGTTGGCTACTTTCTGGTATTCTTTTCAGTGTCGAATGTATGTTCTTTTACTGTCTGAGTGCTTACTGTATGCCAAGCTCAATGCTGTAGATAGTACCAGGAAGTAAAAAAACAAGCAGGACATAGTTGACTTTAGGGAGCTCACTGCTGATTAGAGAGATAGGAATGATAAATCAGTCACCTTGGTTTGATTTCTTTCCTCACAATTCAACAATTTCTAGCAGTGAACTTTAGGGTCTCGTAACTATGTCattaaaggtttctttttttatttatagttctgcaaaatgcaatgtgaaataaaatctggaagaaaagCTACTAAGAATGAGAAAATCAAATGTATTAAGAATctggggctggatgtggtggctcacccctgtaatcccagcactttgggaggctgaggcaggtggatcacttgagcccaagagttcgggaccagcctgggcaacatagcgaaacccagtctctacaaaaaaaaat includes the following:
- the LOC105494012 gene encoding HMG domain-containing protein 4 isoform X1: MAYDDSVKKEDCFDGDHTFEDIGLAAGRSQREKKRSYKDFLREEEEIAAQVRNSSKKKLKDSELYFLGTDTHKKKRKHSSDDYYYGDISSLESSQKKKKKSSPQSTDTAMDLLKAITSPLAAGSKPSKKMGEKSSGSSSHSESKKEHHRKKVSGSSGELPLEDGASHKSKKMKPLYVNTETLTLREPDGLKMKLILSPKEKGSSSVDEESFQYPSQQATVKKSSKKSARDEQGALLLGHELQSFLKTARKKHKSSSDPHSSPGPEGCGSDASQFPESHSGNLDLSGLEPILVESDSSSGGELEAGELVIDDSYREIKKKKKSKKSKKKKDKEKHKEKRHSKSKRSSGLSALPVGEVTVTSGPPPSIPYAGAAAPPPPLPGLHTDGHSEKKKKKEEKDRERERGEKPKKKNMSAYQVFCKEYRVTIVADHPGIDFGELSKKLAEVWKQLPEKDKLIWKQKAQYLQHKQNKAEATTVKRKASSSEGSMKVKASSVGVLSPQKKSPPTTMLLPASPAKAPETEPIDVAAHLQLLGESLSLIGHRLQETEGMVAVSGSLSVLLDSIICALGPLACLTTQLPELNGCPKQVLSNTLDNIAYIMPGL
- the LOC105494012 gene encoding HMG domain-containing protein 4 isoform X2 — encoded protein: MDLLKAITSPLAAGSKPSKKMGEKSSGSSSHSESKKEHHRKKVSGSSGELPLEDGASHKSKKMKPLYVNTETLTLREPDGLKMKLILSPKEKGSSSVDEESFQYPSQQATVKKSSKKSARDEQGALLLGHELQSFLKTARKKHKSSSDPHSSPGPEGCGSDASQFPESHSGNLDLSGLEPILVESDSSSGGELEAGELVIDDSYREIKKKKKSKKSKKKKDKEKHKEKRHSKSKRSSGLSALPVGEVTVTSGPPPSIPYAGAAAPPPPLPGLHTDGHSEKKKKKEEKDRERERGEKPKKKNMSAYQVFCKEYRVTIVADHPGIDFGELSKKLAEVWKQLPEKDKLIWKQKAQYLQHKQNKAEATTVKRKASSSEGSMKVKASSVGVLSPQKKSPPTTMLLPASPAKAPETEPIDVAAHLQLLGESLSLIGHRLQETEGMVAVSGSLSVLLDSIICALGPLACLTTQLPELNGCPKQVLSNTLDNIAYIMPGL